The following are from one region of the Magallana gigas chromosome 6, xbMagGiga1.1, whole genome shotgun sequence genome:
- the LOC105318464 gene encoding E3 ubiquitin-protein ligase TRIM71 produces MMASRDEAQHFVECDLCQQPVSFFCRRCGVNLCDPCVPIHLRVKSKNGHDIVDYTSKDDDDKCHCDSHPQNDCSAYCKTCDAPICMLCVSIKHKSHEMSELSDKIEELLKIIAKENDQLQSSKHELERILDHTMKMLSSIPLFYKQRKDEVTARGEEWHKQIEETVKKLHQELDDMRKEHEAVLQKQKREFEEKIGKVNEMNAKATKLQKSKNVTELKTFVPVIEKQTNFSEVSQYSFPKSFERKIDEYLEIKLKEKESSNRKILEVPTVTSVIDTGFPANEETNNRLYDMAVTDDNKVWMGGASKELKLFDLQGLLHHTVSITNTGMYLCLYNKQVVYTTLKGVKMISDTDTVVTMFTTGDWKPCGVTSTASGDLLVCLNKDDPSKVVRYSSTGTVLQEIQYDSQGQPLYQRATYITENINGDIIVTDWKKNAVIAVDRLGIFRYSYSGKDSGYDVCSVANDSVGHVVVTDYNGDKIHLLDRDGRFLRYIIPDGGIKYPCAVCILGDGEMMVGEALTGIAKKIKYLT; encoded by the coding sequence ATGATGGCATCTAGAGACGAAGCCCAGCATTTTGTGGAATGTGATCTTTGTCAGCAACCAGTCTCGTTTTTCTGCAGACGATGCGGGGTCAATCTTTGTGACCCCTGTGTCCCCATACATCTACGCGTGAAATCTAAAAACGGCCACGACATTGTAGATTACACCAGCAAGGATGATGACGACAAATGCCACTGTGATTCCCATCCCCAAAACGATTGTTCCGCATACTGTAAAACTTGTGATGCTCCGATATGCATGCTCTGCGTTTCTATCAAACACAAATCGCATGAAATGTCCGAGCTGTCCGATAAAATTGAAGAACTGTTAAAAATTATTGCGAAGGAAAATGATCAACTTCAGTCATCCAAACATGAATTAGAAAGAATTCTGGACCATACGATGAAGATGTTGTCCTCGATACCTTTGTTTTACAAACAGAGGAAAGATGAAGTTACAGCACGGGGAGAAGAGTGGCACAAACAGATCGAGGAGACCGTGAAGAAACTTCACCAGGAACTGGATGACATGCGAAAGGAACACGAGGCTGTACTACAGAAACAAAAGAGAGAGTTTGAAGAAAAGATCGGAAAAGTGAATGAAATGAACGCGAAAgcaacaaaattacaaaaatcaaagaacGTTACAGAATTAAAGACTTTTGTACCAGTGATTGAGAAACAAACGAATTTTAGTGAGGTCTCGCAGTATTCGTTTCCGAAATCCTTTGAACGTAAAATAGATGAATATTTGGAAATCAAATTAAAGGAAAAGGAATCATCGAATAGAAAAATACTAGAGGTACCGACAGTTACTTCTGTTATAGACACTGGGTTCCCTGCTAATGAAGAGACGAATAATCGTCTGTATGACATGGCCGTTACTGACGATAACAAAGTGTGGATGGGAGGAGCAAGCAAAGAACTGAAGTTGTTTGATCTCCAGGGACTCCTCCACCACACCGTCAGCATTACTAACACAGGGATGTACTTATGTTTGTACAACAAACAAGTAGTGTACACAACACTAAAAGGCGTGAAAATGATATCTGACACAGACACTGTGGTGACGATGTTCACTACCGGGGACTGGAAGCCATGCGGCGTCACAAGCACCGCATCCGGTGATCTACTGGTCTGTCTTAATAAAGACGATCCGTCCAAAGTCGTCCGATACAGCAGTACCGGTACCGTCCTCCAGGAAATCCAGTACGACTCGCAGGGTCAACCTCTGTACCAGCGGGCGACTTACATCACTGAGAATATAAACGGGGACATCATTGTAACTGACTGGAAGAAAAATGCAGTCATTGCTGTCGATAGATTGGGCATATTCCGGTACTCGTACTCGGGGAAGGACAGTGGTTATGACGTTTGTTCAGTCGCCAATGATTCTGTCGGTCACGTCGTCGTCACAGATTATAACGGCGACAAGATTCACCTGCTGGACAGAGACGGACGATTCCTGAGGTACATCATTCCTGACGGGGGAATAAAATATCCATGCGCCGTGTGTATCCTTGGTGACGGTGAGATGATGGTGGGAGAGGCTCTGACCGGAATcgctaaaaaaatcaaatacttaACTTAG